The following proteins are encoded in a genomic region of Thermococcus henrietii:
- a CDS encoding 3-methyl-2-oxobutanoate dehydrogenase subunit delta, with amino-acid sequence MNTLFGEKKAQAEKLTFTSVEQYPEAPITLGTTLSNFTGDWRTFIPVVNDDKCVKCYICWKFCPEPAIYIREDGYVGIDYDYCKGCGICANECPTDAITMEKEEK; translated from the coding sequence TTGAACACCTTGTTTGGAGAAAAGAAAGCCCAGGCTGAGAAGCTCACCTTCACCTCAGTAGAGCAGTACCCCGAGGCGCCGATAACCCTTGGAACGACCCTCAGCAACTTCACAGGTGACTGGAGGACCTTCATACCCGTCGTGAACGACGACAAGTGCGTCAAGTGCTACATCTGCTGGAAGTTCTGCCCGGAGCCTGCAATCTACATCCGCGAGGATGGCTACGTTGGAATAGACTACGACTACTGTAAGGGTTGTGGAATCTGCGCGAACGAGTGCCCGACCGACGCCATAACGATGGAGAAGGAGGAGAAGTGA
- a CDS encoding pyruvate/ketoisovalerate ferredoxin oxidoreductase subunit gamma → MIEIRFHGRGGQGAVTAANILASAAFKQGKYVQAFPFFGVERRGAPVTAFTRIDDKPIRIKTQIYEPDIVVVLDPSLLDTVDVTAGLKEGGIVIVNTEKSKEEVLEKLKKKPAKLALVDATTIALDILGLPITNTAILGAVAKATGVVELKYVQEAIKETFSGTLGEKNAKAAEEAFNKTTVYEL, encoded by the coding sequence ATTGAGATACGTTTTCACGGTAGGGGTGGACAGGGTGCCGTTACGGCCGCCAACATCTTAGCCTCTGCTGCCTTCAAGCAGGGAAAGTACGTCCAAGCGTTCCCCTTCTTCGGTGTTGAGAGGCGTGGAGCGCCGGTTACTGCCTTCACCAGAATTGACGACAAGCCGATAAGGATTAAGACCCAGATTTACGAGCCGGACATCGTCGTCGTCCTCGACCCGAGCCTTCTCGACACCGTCGACGTCACTGCCGGCCTTAAGGAGGGCGGAATCGTTATCGTCAACACCGAGAAGAGCAAGGAGGAGGTCCTTGAGAAGCTCAAGAAGAAGCCGGCCAAGCTGGCACTCGTCGACGCCACCACCATCGCCCTCGACATACTCGGCCTTCCGATTACCAACACGGCCATCCTCGGTGCCGTCGCTAAAGCCACCGGCGTTGTCGAGCTCAAGTACGTCCAGGAGGCCATCAAGGAGACCTTCTCAGGAACCCTCGGCGAGAAGAACGCCAAAGCCGCCGAAGAGGCCTTCAACAAGACCACCGTTTACGAGCTCTAA
- the porA gene encoding pyruvate ferredoxin oxidoreductase: MAEYKPIRKVVSGNYAAAYAAKHARVQVVAAYPITPQTSIIEKIAEFIANGEADIQYVPVESEHSAMAACIGASAAGARAFTATSAQGLALMHEMLHWASGARLPVVMVDVNRAMAPPWSVWDDQTDSLAQRDTGWMQFYAENNQEVYDGVLMAFKVAERVNLPAMIVESAFILSHTYDVVEMIPQELVDEFLPPRKPLYDLADFSQPFSVGALGGPNDYYEFRYKIARAMEDAVKVIKDVGKEFGERFGRDYSEMIEKGYVDDADFVFMGMGSLMGTVKEAVDLLRKEGYKVGYAKVRWFRPFPKEELREIAESVKGIAVLDRNYSFGQEGILFNESKGVLYNTDARPIIKNYIVGLGGRDFTVPDVRAIAENMKKVIEAGKLDREVEWYHLKR; this comes from the coding sequence ATGGCGGAGTACAAGCCGATTAGGAAGGTTGTGAGCGGTAACTACGCGGCCGCTTACGCGGCCAAACATGCCCGCGTTCAGGTCGTCGCCGCTTACCCAATCACCCCGCAGACGAGCATCATCGAGAAGATAGCCGAGTTCATAGCCAACGGAGAGGCAGACATCCAGTACGTCCCCGTCGAGAGCGAGCACTCCGCGATGGCGGCCTGTATAGGTGCTTCCGCCGCTGGAGCGAGAGCTTTCACCGCAACCTCTGCCCAGGGTCTCGCTTTAATGCACGAGATGCTCCACTGGGCGAGCGGTGCGAGGCTCCCGGTTGTGATGGTCGACGTTAACAGGGCCATGGCTCCCCCGTGGAGCGTCTGGGACGACCAAACCGACAGCCTGGCGCAGAGGGACACCGGCTGGATGCAGTTCTACGCCGAGAACAACCAGGAAGTCTACGACGGCGTTCTCATGGCCTTCAAGGTGGCCGAGAGGGTCAACCTTCCCGCGATGATAGTGGAGAGCGCCTTCATACTGAGCCACACCTACGACGTCGTCGAGATGATTCCGCAGGAGCTCGTTGATGAGTTCCTTCCGCCGAGGAAGCCCCTCTACGACTTAGCGGACTTCAGCCAGCCGTTCTCGGTCGGAGCCCTCGGTGGGCCGAACGACTACTATGAGTTCAGGTACAAGATTGCCAGGGCCATGGAGGACGCAGTCAAGGTCATCAAGGACGTCGGTAAGGAGTTCGGCGAGCGCTTCGGCAGGGACTACAGCGAGATGATTGAGAAGGGCTACGTTGACGATGCGGACTTCGTCTTCATGGGTATGGGCTCGCTCATGGGAACCGTCAAGGAAGCGGTGGACCTGCTCAGGAAGGAGGGCTACAAGGTCGGCTACGCGAAAGTTAGATGGTTCAGGCCGTTCCCGAAGGAAGAACTGAGGGAGATAGCCGAGAGCGTCAAGGGCATAGCCGTCCTCGACAGGAACTACTCCTTCGGCCAGGAGGGCATACTCTTCAACGAGTCCAAGGGCGTTCTCTACAACACCGATGCCAGGCCGATAATCAAGAACTACATCGTCGGACTCGGCGGCAGGGACTTCACCGTTCCGGACGTCAGGGCCATAGCGGAGAACATGAAGAAGGTTATCGAGGCAGGAAAGCTCGATAGAGAGGTTGAGTGGTACCACCTCAAGAGGTGA